A stretch of the Bacteroidales bacterium genome encodes the following:
- the kdsA gene encoding 3-deoxy-8-phosphooctulonate synthase, with amino-acid sequence MPQIRHTTCGNFFLLAGPCVIENEGICFDIARRIKEITDRLQIPYVFKGSFKKANRSRLDSFTGIGDQKALQILADIRENLQIPTVTDIHTEADAEMAAPYVDILQIPAFLSRQTDLLVAAAKTGKMINIKKGQFMAPEAMQFAADKVRQAGNEKIILTDRGTMFGYYDLIVDYRGIKRMQETGLPVVLDITHSLQQPNTTEGVTGGLPQLIETIARAGVAVGVDGIFLETHPEPACAKSDGANMLPLDQLEDLLRKLVRIRQAVNNF; translated from the coding sequence ATCCCTCAAATACGCCACACAACATGCGGTAATTTTTTTCTGCTGGCCGGTCCCTGCGTGATAGAAAACGAAGGCATATGTTTTGATATCGCCCGCCGTATCAAGGAAATAACAGACCGGTTACAGATCCCCTATGTCTTCAAAGGCTCTTTTAAAAAAGCCAATCGTTCCCGCCTTGATTCCTTTACCGGTATCGGAGACCAAAAAGCCCTGCAAATTCTCGCTGATATCCGTGAGAACCTGCAAATTCCCACAGTTACCGATATCCATACCGAAGCCGATGCCGAAATGGCCGCCCCGTATGTGGATATCTTGCAGATACCGGCATTCCTGAGCAGACAAACAGATCTGTTGGTTGCTGCAGCAAAAACCGGAAAAATGATCAATATCAAAAAAGGTCAGTTCATGGCTCCCGAGGCCATGCAATTTGCAGCAGATAAAGTAAGACAGGCCGGAAATGAAAAAATAATCCTGACAGACCGCGGTACCATGTTCGGTTATTATGATCTGATTGTCGATTACCGCGGGATCAAACGGATGCAGGAGACCGGATTACCGGTGGTACTGGACATCACACATTCACTGCAACAACCCAATACAACAGAAGGAGTAACCGGTGGCTTGCCACAGTTAATTGAGACAATTGCCCGTGCCGGTGTTGCAGTCGGTGTTGACGGAATTTTCCTCGAAACGCATCCTGAACCCGCCTGTGCAAAATCAGACGGAGCCAACATGCTTCCCCTTGATCAACTGGAAGACCTGCTCAGAAAACTGGTACGGATCCGGCAGGCGGTCAATAACTTTTAA
- a CDS encoding DNA repair protein, producing MCKHLLRYVGYSLVPEEFLKMYLKTLSSTKRNFVYIQAGISETSVDIRIILQTALRTNFSSIIVCHNHPSGNFIPSQPDKLLTDKINGACRTMNISLLDHIIVAIEGYYSFADDGKIY from the coding sequence ATGTGTAAGCATCTTTTGCGATATGTCGGGTATTCATTGGTGCCGGAAGAGTTCTTAAAAATGTATTTAAAAACTTTATCCAGCACCAAGAGGAATTTTGTATATATCCAAGCTGGAATATCAGAAACTTCAGTGGACATCCGGATTATATTACAAACCGCTTTAAGAACAAATTTCTCATCAATTATTGTATGTCATAACCATCCGTCGGGAAACTTTATTCCGAGCCAACCGGATAAATTACTCACCGATAAAATAAATGGCGCTTGCAGAACAATGAATATAAGTCTATTAGATCACATTATTGTTGCAATAGAAGGTTATTATAGTTTTGCTGATGATGGGAAGATATATTAA
- a CDS encoding YitT family protein — translation MKKESKTFAILRSHVIITFGLLCTTFGWGAFLIPSNVTGGGVSGIAAIVYFATGFPAGITYLLVNSLLILIAMKMVNVNFGLKSVYGVIVFSLLLGVFQEVFPDPLVKDTLLATIVGAILAGIGTGIVFTQGGSAGGTDLIAMMITSQRNISPGRVIMTVDVVIISSSFFIFHSLERMIYGYCVMVISSYVIDFVLAGSKQSYQLFIFSDKYEQVAEHIFVNVKRGLTLVDAQGWYTKKPTKMILVIVRKYEVTNVFRAIKEVDPEAFISMGNVMGVYGKGFDRMKVK, via the coding sequence ATGAAAAAAGAATCAAAAACATTTGCCATATTGCGTTCCCATGTAATTATTACTTTTGGGTTGCTTTGTACTACTTTCGGATGGGGAGCTTTTCTTATTCCTAGTAATGTTACCGGCGGCGGCGTGAGCGGTATTGCTGCCATCGTTTATTTTGCCACAGGATTCCCGGCAGGGATCACTTATCTGCTGGTCAACAGTTTATTGATCCTGATAGCAATGAAAATGGTCAACGTGAATTTTGGTTTGAAATCTGTGTATGGGGTGATTGTCTTTTCCCTTTTATTGGGTGTTTTCCAGGAAGTTTTTCCGGATCCGCTGGTGAAAGATACCTTACTGGCTACTATCGTGGGGGCTATTCTGGCAGGTATAGGAACCGGCATCGTTTTTACACAGGGTGGAAGTGCAGGCGGAACCGACCTGATTGCCATGATGATCACCAGCCAGCGGAACATCAGTCCGGGACGTGTGATCATGACGGTGGATGTGGTCATTATTTCTTCTTCATTCTTTATTTTCCATTCCCTGGAACGAATGATCTATGGTTATTGTGTGATGGTGATATCCAGCTATGTTATTGATTTTGTGCTGGCGGGTTCCAAACAGTCGTACCAGCTTTTTATTTTTTCGGATAAGTATGAACAAGTGGCGGAACATATTTTTGTCAATGTCAAACGCGGACTGACCCTGGTGGATGCACAGGGATGGTACACCAAAAAACCCACTAAGATGATCCTGGTCATTGTCCGGAAATATGAGGTCACCAATGTTTTTCGAGCAATAAAGGAGGTGGACCCGGAAGCTTTTATCTCTATGGGAAATGTGATGGGCGTATACGGAAAAGGGTTCGACCGGATGAAAGTAAAATGA
- a CDS encoding winged helix-turn-helix transcriptional regulator, which produces MPDISQKMLTHTLKRLEKDHLLNREAFAEIPPCVEYSLTEMGESLMPSVQMMIE; this is translated from the coding sequence ATACCCGACATATCGCAAAAGATGCTTACACATACTTTAAAACGATTAGAAAAGGATCATTTGCTAAATCGGGAAGCATTTGCCGAGATACCTCCGTGTGTGGAATATTCGCTTACTGAGATGGGCGAAAGCCTGATGCCTTCCGTCCAGATGATGATCGAGTAG
- the uvrA gene encoding excinuclease ABC subunit UvrA: MEPLNEKEAIIIKGARVNNLKNIDVTIPRDQFIVITGLSGSGKSSLAYDTIYAEGQRRYVESLSSYARQFLGRIHKPEVDFIRGIPPAIAIEQKVNTRNPRSTVGTSTEIYDYLKLLFARIGITYSPLSGEVVRKDSVTDVVNYILSLPEGTNALILYPFNEQQKKNFGAYREILLSQGSSRIEINGEIKRLEEVPVKDKFSEKDEVNLVIDRIRVAYDEESSARYADSIQTAFNEGDGRCIIRTMDEKNVAKEFSNRFERDGILFDEPNEHMFSFNSPYGACPKCEGYGKVIGIDEDLVVPDKSLSIYQDAVASWRGESMSAWKNKLIYIADKINFPIHKPYNELTEKQLDILWHGTRNFSGIDGFFKYLDENKYKIQYRVMTARYSGKTTCPECKGGRLRKESTYVKINGKTINELVLLPLDELHTWFATLQLNDYEQQVAQRILTEIINRLDYLTQVGLSYLTLNRLSSTLSGGEAQRINLATSLGSSLVGSLYILDEPSIGLHPRDTTQLIGVLRKLQALGNTVLVVEHDEEIMRAADRIIDIGPLAGRLGGEIVFEGTSEELEHSKNSLTADYLTGREQIALPAQRRKWNSYIELSGARANNLKNVTARFPLNVLCVVTGVSGSGKSTLVRDILYAALGRRINGVSEERAGAFDKITGDIAKLKSIEFVDQNPIGRSTRSNPVTYSKAYDDIRKLFSEQPQAKYNDLKPAHFSFNVEGGRCEECQGEGEITVEMQFMADVKLECEACHGKKFKEDVLEVTYQGKNIYDVLELTVDEAIEFFGNKKSTPEKKIVEKLKPLSDVGLGYVKLGQSSSTLSGGESQRIKLASFISRENSELPTLFIFDEPTTGLHFHDIRKLLDAFNMLIENGHSVLVIEHNPDVIKCADWVIDLGPEGGKGGGTIICEGTPEKIVSCDKSYTGQYLKGKI, encoded by the coding sequence TTGGAACCTTTAAACGAAAAAGAAGCCATCATTATAAAAGGGGCAAGGGTCAATAATCTGAAAAATATAGATGTGACCATTCCCCGGGATCAATTCATTGTCATTACCGGATTAAGCGGTTCTGGGAAATCATCATTGGCTTATGATACCATATATGCGGAAGGACAACGTCGTTATGTGGAAAGCCTATCATCGTATGCGCGCCAGTTTCTGGGCCGCATCCATAAACCCGAAGTAGATTTTATCCGTGGAATACCGCCGGCCATTGCCATCGAACAAAAAGTAAATACGCGCAATCCACGTTCAACAGTAGGAACTTCCACTGAGATCTATGATTACCTCAAACTGCTTTTTGCACGCATAGGCATCACCTATTCGCCCCTGTCAGGGGAAGTGGTCCGGAAAGATTCGGTAACAGATGTCGTCAATTATATCTTATCCCTCCCGGAAGGAACCAATGCGCTTATTCTCTATCCCTTCAATGAACAGCAGAAAAAGAACTTCGGTGCATACCGGGAAATACTGTTGTCGCAGGGAAGCAGCCGTATTGAGATCAACGGAGAGATCAAACGGCTGGAGGAAGTCCCGGTAAAGGACAAATTTTCTGAAAAAGACGAAGTAAATCTGGTCATCGACAGGATACGCGTAGCATATGATGAAGAGTCTTCCGCACGTTACGCCGACTCTATTCAAACTGCTTTTAATGAAGGAGACGGGCGTTGTATCATCAGGACCATGGATGAAAAGAATGTCGCGAAAGAATTCTCCAATCGTTTTGAGCGCGACGGTATCCTTTTCGACGAGCCCAATGAACATATGTTCAGCTTTAACAGTCCTTATGGGGCCTGCCCCAAATGCGAAGGGTACGGAAAAGTCATCGGTATCGACGAAGACCTGGTGGTTCCGGATAAAAGCCTGTCCATCTATCAGGATGCCGTGGCTAGTTGGAGAGGAGAAAGCATGAGTGCATGGAAGAACAAGTTGATTTATATCGCCGATAAAATCAATTTCCCCATCCATAAACCTTACAATGAGTTGACGGAAAAACAACTCGACATATTGTGGCACGGCACACGTAATTTCAGCGGCATCGATGGGTTTTTCAAATACCTGGATGAAAATAAATACAAGATACAATACCGTGTAATGACTGCCCGTTACAGCGGGAAAACGACCTGCCCGGAATGTAAAGGCGGCCGGTTACGAAAAGAATCCACATACGTAAAGATCAACGGAAAAACCATCAATGAACTGGTGTTACTACCGTTAGACGAACTACATACCTGGTTCGCAACTCTTCAGCTGAATGATTATGAACAACAGGTCGCACAGCGGATCCTTACGGAGATCATTAACCGGTTGGACTACCTGACTCAGGTAGGATTGAGTTACCTGACGCTTAACCGGCTATCTTCCACCTTGTCGGGGGGAGAAGCGCAACGCATCAATCTGGCAACCTCACTGGGCAGCAGCCTGGTGGGATCGCTTTATATACTGGACGAACCCAGCATCGGATTACATCCGAGAGACACTACCCAGCTGATAGGAGTATTAAGAAAACTTCAGGCACTGGGAAATACCGTGCTGGTTGTGGAACATGATGAAGAGATCATGCGTGCCGCCGACCGTATTATCGATATAGGACCACTGGCAGGCCGCCTGGGAGGCGAAATCGTCTTTGAAGGTACTTCCGAAGAATTGGAGCACTCGAAGAACAGTCTGACCGCAGATTATCTGACAGGCCGGGAACAGATCGCACTTCCTGCCCAACGCCGTAAATGGAACAGTTATATAGAGCTTTCAGGCGCCCGGGCCAACAACCTGAAAAATGTCACGGCACGCTTTCCTTTAAATGTATTGTGTGTGGTGACGGGGGTCAGCGGATCGGGCAAGTCAACGCTGGTCCGTGATATCCTGTATGCGGCACTCGGAAGACGCATCAATGGGGTAAGCGAAGAACGGGCCGGAGCTTTTGACAAGATCACCGGGGATATCGCAAAACTGAAATCCATTGAATTTGTGGACCAAAATCCGATCGGGCGGTCAACCCGGTCAAATCCGGTCACCTATAGCAAAGCTTATGACGATATCCGGAAATTATTTTCCGAACAGCCTCAAGCCAAATATAACGATCTGAAGCCGGCCCACTTTTCATTCAATGTAGAAGGAGGACGTTGTGAAGAATGTCAGGGAGAAGGTGAAATCACCGTTGAGATGCAATTCATGGCAGATGTGAAACTGGAATGCGAAGCCTGCCATGGCAAAAAATTCAAAGAAGATGTACTGGAGGTCACTTATCAGGGTAAAAACATCTATGACGTGCTGGAACTTACCGTAGACGAAGCAATAGAATTCTTCGGAAATAAAAAATCCACCCCTGAAAAAAAGATCGTGGAAAAGCTAAAGCCATTGTCTGATGTGGGACTCGGATATGTAAAGCTGGGACAATCGTCAAGTACATTAAGCGGTGGTGAAAGTCAGCGTATCAAACTGGCGTCTTTCATTTCCCGGGAAAATAGCGAACTCCCGACACTTTTTATTTTTGACGAACCAACCACGGGACTGCATTTTCACGATATCCGGAAGTTACTGGATGCATTCAATATGTTGATCGAGAATGGACACAGCGTATTGGTGATCGAACACAATCCGGATGTGATCAAATGTGCCGACTGGGTCATTGACCTGGGACCGGAAGGAGGAAAAGGCGGAGGAACCATTATCTGCGAAGGGACTCCGGAAAAGATCGTATCATGCGACAAATCTTACACAGGTCAGTACCTGAAAGGAAAAATTTAA